A stretch of the Porifericola rhodea genome encodes the following:
- a CDS encoding DUF1338 domain-containing protein, translating into MSITTLPDLLDKMWKDYTSMNPQALKIYNLFIERGDRVVNDHIALRTFNHAKVGIDALSRSFLQGGYEYQQDYHFTEKKLYAKHFQHPDEHMPKIFISELKLEEFDDELQSIVNELIEQVPESALQQYDFCSNGRPWQVDFNTYEKLRAKSEYAAWMSAHGYRPNHFTVFVNELNSFADIRDVNAFIKQNGFKLNDSGGEVKGSKDVYLEQSSTLADSVEVDFSDGKHIVPSCYYEFAQRYPTPEGQLYQGFVAKSADKIFESTDKGQK; encoded by the coding sequence ATGAGCATTACAACATTACCCGACTTGCTGGATAAGATGTGGAAAGACTATACCAGCATGAACCCCCAGGCTCTTAAAATCTACAATCTATTTATTGAACGTGGTGACCGTGTTGTCAACGACCATATTGCACTACGCACCTTTAACCACGCTAAAGTAGGTATAGATGCTCTTTCCCGTTCATTTTTACAGGGCGGCTACGAGTATCAGCAGGATTACCACTTTACTGAAAAAAAGCTGTATGCCAAGCATTTTCAGCATCCGGATGAGCATATGCCTAAAATTTTTATCAGCGAACTAAAACTTGAAGAGTTTGACGATGAGCTACAATCTATTGTGAATGAACTGATAGAACAAGTACCTGAAAGCGCTTTACAGCAATATGATTTTTGTTCTAACGGCCGCCCCTGGCAAGTAGACTTTAATACTTACGAAAAGCTTAGAGCTAAAAGCGAATATGCCGCATGGATGTCGGCGCACGGATACAGACCAAACCACTTTACCGTTTTTGTTAACGAGCTCAATAGCTTTGCTGACATTAGAGATGTAAATGCGTTTATTAAGCAGAATGGTTTTAAGCTAAACGATAGCGGTGGAGAAGTTAAAGGCTCTAAAGACGTATATCTTGAGCAATCTTCTACTTTGGCCGATAGTGTAGAAGTTGATTTTAGCGATGGTAAACATATTGTACCCTCTTGCTATTATGAATTTGCCCAGCGTTACCCTACACCTGAAGGACAACTTTATCAGGGTTTTGTGGCTAAGTCTGCCGACAAAATTTTTGAAAGTACTGATAAGGGACAAAAATGA
- a CDS encoding GNAT family N-acetyltransferase, which produces MFEQHIELSDTRVLLTPYQPEHLNQFAQIAFDFDIWEKTSPHIHTQGDLNKYGEVLLKACSSKSKYVFTIIDQKSGKVAGSTSYMSVSPENNRLEIGSTWLGKAFHGTGLNKHCKFLLFQYAFEQLAVRRLELKTDVLNLRSRKAIMKMGAKEDGVLRSHQLMPGGRVRDTVYYSILANEWPQVKQEVFRGMY; this is translated from the coding sequence ATGTTTGAGCAGCACATTGAATTGTCAGATACACGCGTGCTGCTCACCCCTTATCAGCCTGAGCATCTAAATCAGTTTGCTCAGATTGCTTTTGATTTTGATATATGGGAGAAGACAAGCCCTCATATCCATACCCAGGGAGATTTAAATAAGTATGGAGAAGTATTGCTAAAGGCCTGCAGCAGTAAATCTAAATACGTATTTACCATCATTGACCAGAAGAGTGGCAAAGTTGCCGGAAGTACATCCTATATGTCGGTGTCTCCAGAGAACAACCGCTTAGAGATAGGCTCCACCTGGCTGGGCAAAGCTTTTCATGGAACTGGCTTAAACAAACACTGTAAATTCCTGCTTTTTCAGTATGCTTTTGAGCAATTAGCTGTACGTAGATTAGAGCTGAAAACAGATGTGCTAAATTTGCGCTCACGCAAAGCCATCATGAAAATGGGGGCTAAGGAAGATGGAGTATTGCGGAGTCATCAGCTAATGCCTGGGGGTAGGGTGCGAGATACGGTCTATTACAGTATACTTGCAAATGAGTGGCCTCAGGTAAAGCAGGAGGTGTTTAGAGGCATGTATTAG
- a CDS encoding SRPBCC family protein — protein MFLLKNTFLGIFLVAGLFLSVSYFLPASYHVERSIVIERPVSMVYPKVSNLHKWVDWNPWTESDSTVKTTIKGTGKEVGSVWSWNGKLVGIGSLTLQEVQPNKKISSKLAFEKPQMFESDDIWTFEEVPEGTKVTWINEGELSYPINRVFGLFLDGMLGPDYEKGLKNLKQISETY, from the coding sequence ATGTTTTTGCTCAAAAATACTTTTCTGGGAATATTCCTAGTAGCTGGGTTATTCCTGAGCGTCTCGTATTTTTTGCCGGCTTCATACCATGTAGAGCGCTCCATTGTAATTGAGAGGCCGGTGAGTATGGTTTACCCAAAGGTATCAAATTTGCATAAATGGGTAGATTGGAATCCATGGACGGAAAGTGACTCAACTGTAAAAACAACAATTAAAGGGACTGGTAAGGAAGTAGGCTCTGTCTGGAGTTGGAATGGAAAACTTGTAGGCATAGGATCGCTTACACTTCAGGAAGTCCAACCTAATAAAAAAATTTCATCAAAATTGGCGTTTGAAAAGCCACAAATGTTTGAATCTGACGATATTTGGACTTTTGAAGAAGTGCCCGAAGGAACGAAAGTAACCTGGATTAATGAGGGTGAACTCAGCTATCCTATTAACCGTGTTTTTGGTTTGTTTCTGGATGGCATGCTTGGCCCAGACTATGAGAAAGGGCTCAAAAACTTAAAACAAATATCTGAAACCTATTGA
- the amaB gene encoding L-piperidine-6-carboxylate dehydrogenase yields METTQTLTNEMQQVLQTLKVDSLNPAYSTGLHSGSATEGGATKEIHSPVDGALIGSVKMADEAIYEKVVEQAQKGFMVWRKMPAPQRGEIIRQIGLKLREYKEPLGKLVTYEMGKIYQEGLGEVQEMIDICDLAVGHSRQLYGFTMHSERPNHRMYDQYHPMGIVGVISAFNFPVAVWAWNAMIAAVCGNVVIWKPSEKTPLTGIACQNIVAEVLKENDLPEGIFNLVIGDAEIGSLMSHDRRIPLVSATGSTRMGKKVGEAVGARLGKSLLELGGNNAIIITEHADMEMAIRATVFGAVGTCGQRCTSTRRLIIHESRYEEVKERLLKIYPSLSIGNPLDGKTLVGPMIDHEAVANFKKALQNVQQEGGKLLVGGEVLEGESYASGNYVKPAIVEAEPQYEMVQEETFAPILYLLKYQGEVEEAISIQNNVKQGLSSAIFTQNLLEAETFLSYQGSDCGIANVNIGTSGAEIGGAFGGEKDTGGGRESGSDAWKFYMRRQTNTINYSTELPLAQGIEFNI; encoded by the coding sequence ATGGAAACAACACAAACATTAACCAACGAAATGCAGCAGGTGCTGCAAACCTTAAAAGTAGATAGTCTGAACCCTGCATACAGTACAGGCTTGCATAGCGGTAGCGCTACTGAAGGAGGAGCCACAAAAGAAATTCACTCTCCGGTAGATGGCGCTTTGATCGGAAGTGTAAAAATGGCCGACGAAGCTATCTACGAAAAAGTAGTAGAACAAGCCCAAAAAGGTTTTATGGTATGGCGTAAGATGCCTGCACCCCAAAGGGGAGAAATCATCAGGCAGATTGGTCTTAAACTACGAGAGTACAAAGAGCCACTGGGGAAACTGGTGACCTACGAAATGGGCAAAATATATCAGGAGGGATTAGGAGAGGTACAGGAGATGATAGACATCTGTGACCTAGCCGTAGGCCACTCACGACAGTTATACGGCTTTACTATGCACTCAGAACGGCCCAATCACCGTATGTACGATCAGTACCACCCTATGGGCATAGTTGGTGTAATATCCGCTTTCAACTTTCCGGTAGCTGTCTGGGCCTGGAATGCTATGATTGCCGCGGTATGTGGTAATGTCGTCATCTGGAAGCCCTCAGAGAAAACTCCTCTAACTGGTATAGCTTGTCAGAATATTGTGGCAGAAGTGCTTAAAGAAAACGACTTGCCAGAAGGTATTTTTAACCTTGTAATTGGTGATGCTGAAATTGGTTCGCTGATGTCTCACGACCGTCGTATTCCTTTAGTATCAGCTACAGGCTCCACCCGTATGGGCAAAAAGGTAGGAGAAGCCGTAGGCGCTCGTTTGGGTAAATCTCTGTTAGAACTGGGGGGTAATAATGCAATTATTATTACTGAGCATGCCGATATGGAGATGGCTATCAGGGCAACTGTATTCGGTGCTGTAGGTACTTGTGGGCAGCGCTGTACCAGTACGCGTAGGCTTATTATCCATGAAAGCAGATACGAAGAAGTAAAAGAGCGCTTACTCAAAATATACCCTTCACTATCTATCGGTAATCCATTAGATGGTAAAACCTTGGTAGGCCCTATGATTGATCACGAGGCAGTAGCAAATTTTAAAAAGGCCCTGCAAAATGTACAGCAAGAAGGAGGCAAGCTCTTAGTTGGAGGGGAGGTACTGGAAGGAGAGAGCTACGCCAGTGGTAATTATGTGAAGCCAGCAATTGTAGAGGCAGAGCCGCAATACGAAATGGTACAGGAAGAAACTTTTGCTCCAATACTTTATCTGCTGAAGTATCAAGGTGAAGTAGAAGAGGCTATTAGCATACAAAACAATGTAAAGCAGGGTCTTTCGTCTGCTATCTTTACACAAAATTTATTAGAAGCAGAAACTTTCCTTTCGTACCAAGGCTCTGACTGCGGTATTGCAAACGTAAATATCGGGACTTCTGGTGCTGAAATTGGAGGGGCATTTGGCGGGGAAAAAGATACTGGCGGTGGACGTGAGTCTGGCTCAGATGCCTGGAAGTTTTATATGCGCAGGCAAACCAATACAATCAACTATAGTACTGAGCTTCCTCTGGCCCAGGGTATTGAGTTTAACATTTAA
- a CDS encoding methyltransferase family protein — MNNLTDYLTLTLLWLVYFGIHSLLASQQAKDSIKSIMGKAAKYYRVLYNMFALISLLPILYYHVTRPSQLIVPATWKEAFTFIGLALATYGIIFVRLAFKQFSLKKFLGLKPADSSQDVLHTQGVLKAVRHPLYFGGLLMLVGYCFFSPTQVNLITVLLLIAYLIVGAHFEEQRLVRQFGEGYKKYQQQVPMLIPNFKALKKMRQ, encoded by the coding sequence ATGAACAATCTTACTGATTATCTTACGCTTACGCTGCTCTGGTTAGTATACTTTGGCATACATAGTTTGTTAGCTTCCCAACAGGCAAAAGACAGTATAAAAAGTATAATGGGTAAAGCTGCCAAGTATTATCGTGTACTTTATAATATGTTTGCCCTGATAAGCCTGCTCCCTATTTTGTATTATCATGTTACACGGCCTTCTCAGCTTATCGTTCCTGCCACCTGGAAAGAGGCCTTTACCTTTATAGGTTTAGCATTAGCTACCTATGGAATTATTTTTGTAAGACTGGCTTTTAAGCAATTTTCTTTGAAAAAGTTTTTGGGACTAAAGCCTGCTGACTCTTCTCAAGACGTTTTGCATACCCAAGGTGTATTAAAAGCGGTAAGGCATCCTCTCTATTTTGGAGGTTTACTCATGCTGGTTGGGTACTGTTTTTTTTCTCCTACCCAGGTCAACTTAATTACTGTTTTGTTATTAATCGCATACCTGATCGTAGGCGCACATTTTGAAGAGCAGAGGCTAGTCAGGCAATTTGGTGAGGGATATAAAAAGTACCAGCAGCAGGTGCCTATGCTGATCCCTAATTTTAAAGCATTAAAAAAAATGCGCCAATAA
- a CDS encoding TIGR00266 family protein, producing MNKSHEIDYEIHGHGIQLVEVELDPNETVIAEAGAMVYMDNSIQFETKMGDGSNPNQGFFGKLLSAGTRMLTGESVFMTHFTHRGHGKAKVAFSAPYPGTVIPLDLSSFQGGSLTVQKDAFLCAALGTKVDITFNRKLGSGLVGGEGFILQRLQGDGRAFIHAGGTVIEKELNNETLKVDTGCIVAFESSIDFDVQSSGGLKSMIFGGEGLFLATLSGTGKVWLQSMPIRKLIAALAPYGKNESKGESSILGSFLED from the coding sequence ATGAACAAATCGCACGAAATTGATTATGAAATTCATGGCCACGGCATACAGCTAGTAGAAGTGGAGCTTGATCCTAACGAAACTGTAATTGCAGAAGCAGGTGCCATGGTGTACATGGATAACAGTATACAGTTTGAAACCAAAATGGGTGATGGCTCTAACCCAAATCAGGGTTTCTTTGGCAAACTACTATCCGCCGGCACACGCATGCTTACCGGAGAGTCTGTTTTTATGACGCATTTTACCCACCGCGGACATGGTAAAGCTAAAGTAGCTTTCTCTGCACCTTATCCCGGCACTGTTATACCTCTGGATCTTTCTTCATTTCAGGGAGGTAGCCTAACGGTACAAAAAGACGCTTTTTTGTGTGCGGCATTGGGTACAAAAGTAGATATCACTTTTAATCGTAAGCTGGGTTCAGGTCTGGTTGGAGGCGAAGGTTTTATTTTGCAAAGATTACAGGGAGATGGGCGTGCTTTTATACATGCTGGAGGTACCGTAATAGAAAAAGAGCTTAACAACGAGACCCTGAAAGTAGACACTGGCTGTATTGTAGCGTTTGAGTCTTCTATAGACTTTGATGTACAGTCGTCCGGAGGCCTAAAATCTATGATATTTGGTGGGGAAGGGCTTTTCTTAGCAACCCTATCGGGCACCGGAAAAGTTTGGCTACAATCTATGCCCATCCGTAAACTAATTGCTGCTCTGGCCCCTTACGGTAAAAATGAGAGCAAAGGCGAAAGCTCAATTCTGGGAAGCTTTTTGGAAGACTAG
- the gltX gene encoding glutamate--tRNA ligase yields MEQKVRVRFAPSPTGPQHIGGIRTALYNYLFAKQLKGTFILRIEDTDQTRYVPGSEEYLKKALDWCGIQPDEGVDQGGPYAPYRQSERKDMYQKYAQQLIDAGHAYYAFDTEEELNEMRERLKEARVAQPQYNAITRMTMKNSLTLSEKEVKEKMEAGEPYVIRLKVPRKDEVRLNDMVRGWIMVHSSTLDDKVLMKSDGMPTYHLANVVDDHLMKITHVIRGEEWLPSAPLHVLLYRFLGWEDTMPKFAHLPLLLKPDGNGKLSKRDSLKHGFPVFPMEWIDDDNNQLAGFKEDGYLPEAFLNFLAFLGWNPGTEQEIFSKEELIKSFKIEQINKAGARFDINKAKWYNQQYLKQKTNEELAEMLLKELEKEGVASSREKAAFVSGLMKERVTFPAEIWKNAQFFYVAPQRYDEKIVNKKWTEEAVTVLKAYANALKEQSNGISADEAKAVLEQVLNDLGVKMGRVMQALRLAVTGEGSGPDLMPTIEVLGTAETASRIENALERLGDKVKT; encoded by the coding sequence ATGGAACAGAAAGTAAGAGTAAGGTTTGCCCCAAGCCCTACAGGGCCTCAACATATCGGAGGAATTCGTACCGCATTATACAATTACCTATTTGCCAAACAGCTTAAGGGTACATTTATCTTAAGAATAGAAGATACCGACCAGACTCGCTATGTACCAGGCTCAGAAGAGTACCTGAAAAAAGCATTGGACTGGTGCGGTATACAACCCGACGAAGGAGTAGATCAGGGAGGGCCTTATGCTCCTTATCGTCAGTCGGAGCGAAAAGATATGTATCAGAAATATGCTCAGCAGTTAATAGATGCCGGTCATGCGTATTATGCCTTTGATACAGAAGAAGAGCTGAACGAAATGCGCGAGCGACTGAAGGAGGCGCGTGTTGCGCAGCCCCAGTACAATGCTATTACACGCATGACGATGAAAAACTCGCTGACTCTTTCAGAAAAAGAAGTAAAAGAGAAGATGGAGGCGGGTGAGCCTTATGTGATACGCCTAAAAGTACCTCGTAAAGATGAAGTAAGGCTCAATGATATGGTCCGTGGTTGGATTATGGTACACTCTTCTACGCTGGATGATAAAGTTCTGATGAAGTCTGATGGTATGCCTACCTATCACCTGGCAAATGTGGTAGATGACCATCTTATGAAAATTACTCATGTAATTCGTGGCGAAGAGTGGCTTCCTTCGGCTCCCCTTCATGTATTGCTTTATCGTTTTTTAGGCTGGGAAGATACCATGCCTAAGTTTGCGCATTTACCCCTGTTACTTAAACCAGATGGTAATGGTAAGCTTAGCAAGCGTGACTCGTTAAAACATGGGTTTCCGGTATTTCCGATGGAATGGATAGATGATGACAATAATCAGCTTGCAGGTTTTAAAGAAGATGGTTACCTGCCCGAAGCTTTTCTTAACTTCTTGGCCTTCCTGGGTTGGAACCCCGGCACGGAGCAGGAAATATTCTCTAAGGAAGAGCTTATTAAATCCTTTAAAATTGAGCAGATAAACAAAGCAGGAGCCAGGTTTGATATCAACAAAGCCAAATGGTATAATCAACAATATCTGAAGCAAAAAACAAACGAAGAGCTGGCAGAGATGCTACTGAAAGAGCTTGAAAAGGAAGGCGTAGCCAGTAGTCGTGAAAAAGCTGCATTCGTAAGTGGATTAATGAAAGAGCGAGTGACATTTCCTGCGGAGATATGGAAAAATGCACAATTCTTTTACGTAGCTCCCCAACGATATGACGAAAAAATCGTTAATAAGAAGTGGACGGAAGAGGCAGTAACTGTACTTAAGGCTTATGCCAATGCTCTTAAAGAGCAATCTAACGGGATTAGTGCAGATGAAGCTAAAGCAGTGTTAGAGCAGGTATTGAACGATTTGGGCGTAAAAATGGGAAGGGTAATGCAGGCATTGCGTTTAGCCGTCACTGGTGAGGGTTCTGGCCCGGATCTAATGCCTACCATTGAGGTATTAGGGACAGCCGAGACCGCTTCCAGAATAGAAAATGCCCTGGAAAGACTTGGGGATAAGGTTAAAACGTAG
- a CDS encoding RidA family protein has product MAKEVIHTDEAPAPIGPYSQAIKAGSTLFVSGQIALDANSGELINDNITEETHQVMKNLESILRAAGVGFSQVVKCSIFVKNMDDFATVNEAYGQYFKELPPARETVEVSRLPKNVNVEISCIATLD; this is encoded by the coding sequence ATGGCAAAAGAAGTAATTCATACCGATGAAGCCCCGGCTCCAATAGGTCCGTATAGTCAGGCGATTAAAGCGGGCAGCACACTTTTTGTTTCGGGGCAGATTGCTCTGGATGCAAATAGTGGAGAGCTGATTAACGATAACATCACAGAAGAAACTCATCAGGTAATGAAAAATCTGGAGTCTATACTACGTGCGGCTGGTGTAGGTTTTTCTCAGGTAGTAAAGTGCTCAATTTTTGTAAAAAATATGGACGATTTTGCTACAGTAAACGAGGCTTACGGGCAGTATTTTAAAGAGCTACCCCCGGCCAGAGAAACAGTGGAGGTAAGCCGTCTGCCAAAAAATGTGAATGTAGAAATATCCTGCATCGCTACCTTAGACTAA
- a CDS encoding NAD(P)H-hydrate dehydratase, with the protein MKILTTKQIREADAATIKNEPISSIDLMERATTVFLHQFLETFGVTVNPVYIFCGPGNNGGDGLAFARLLHQHNCKIHVYTVGASNKGSDDFKTNRTRLRELVSVKNIEVEQDIPEIPREAIVIDALFGSGLSRKVEGIFAKVIEKINASEAAVVSIDIPSGLFADKPLEEEGCSIIQATYTFTFQMPKIAFLLPETTRYTGTWETLDIGLDRDYINQADADYYYTDEMLVRSILKRRKIHAHKGDFGKTILVCGSHGKMGAAVLCARACLHSGVGLLTVHVPECGYQILQMSAPEAMTTVDRHQYIFTDLPQAGSTALNNYTTLGIGPGLGTAEETTLALKNILEKAKSLQMPSVLDADALNICSKNPELLELLPENSILTPHPKEFERLTEPAKNDFHRLQLLQSFAKRYKVFVVLKGAHTAVGTSNGKICFNSSGNPGMASGGTGDALTGIITGLLSQKYDPLEAAILGVYLHGKAGDLAVESMGQQAMLASNLIDHIGAAYKSLT; encoded by the coding sequence ATGAAGATACTCACCACAAAGCAAATCCGTGAAGCTGATGCAGCTACCATCAAAAATGAGCCAATTAGTTCAATAGATCTGATGGAGCGTGCTACCACTGTTTTTTTGCATCAGTTTCTGGAAACTTTTGGAGTTACTGTAAACCCTGTTTATATCTTTTGCGGGCCCGGAAATAACGGTGGGGACGGGCTAGCTTTTGCACGCCTCTTACACCAGCATAATTGTAAAATTCATGTTTACACGGTTGGGGCCTCCAATAAAGGTTCTGATGATTTTAAAACTAACCGAACACGCCTGCGAGAGTTAGTGAGCGTAAAAAATATTGAAGTAGAGCAAGATATACCTGAAATTCCCAGAGAAGCTATTGTAATAGATGCACTCTTCGGCTCCGGATTGTCAAGGAAGGTAGAGGGTATATTTGCGAAAGTAATTGAGAAGATAAATGCATCTGAAGCTGCTGTAGTGTCTATTGATATACCGTCTGGTCTTTTTGCTGATAAACCCCTGGAGGAAGAAGGTTGCTCTATTATACAGGCTACTTATACCTTTACTTTTCAGATGCCCAAAATCGCTTTTTTGTTGCCCGAAACTACGCGTTATACCGGCACCTGGGAGACCCTGGATATAGGTTTAGATCGCGATTATATTAACCAGGCAGATGCGGACTACTATTATACAGACGAAATGCTTGTGCGTTCTATACTAAAAAGACGTAAGATACATGCGCATAAAGGAGATTTCGGTAAAACTATTCTGGTTTGCGGTAGTCATGGAAAAATGGGTGCGGCGGTACTATGCGCAAGAGCCTGTCTTCACTCTGGCGTAGGGTTACTCACGGTACACGTGCCTGAGTGTGGATATCAAATTTTACAGATGTCTGCTCCTGAGGCTATGACCACGGTAGATCGTCATCAGTATATATTTACTGATCTGCCTCAGGCAGGAAGTACCGCATTAAACAATTATACCACCCTGGGAATAGGCCCCGGCTTAGGCACCGCTGAGGAAACCACATTAGCGCTTAAAAACATTCTGGAAAAGGCTAAATCTTTACAGATGCCTAGTGTACTGGATGCCGATGCCTTAAATATCTGTAGCAAAAACCCTGAGCTTCTGGAGCTCTTACCTGAAAACTCTATTTTAACTCCGCACCCTAAAGAGTTTGAGCGCCTTACCGAACCCGCAAAGAACGATTTTCACCGCTTACAACTATTACAGAGTTTTGCCAAACGCTATAAAGTATTTGTAGTACTGAAAGGGGCCCATACCGCAGTAGGTACCTCAAACGGTAAGATTTGCTTCAATAGTAGTGGTAACCCGGGTATGGCAAGCGGCGGCACTGGCGATGCGCTTACTGGTATTATTACCGGACTACTCTCTCAAAAGTACGACCCTCTGGAAGCTGCCATTTTAGGCGTATATTTGCACGGTAAGGCTGGCGATCTGGCTGTAGAGTCTATGGGACAGCAGGCAATGCTGGCATCTAACCTGATTGACCACATTGGCGCGGCGTACAAGAGTTTGACTTAA
- a CDS encoding IMPACT family protein — protein sequence MAEQDIYYSLKQASEGSYKEKGSKFLAYAYPVSTEAEVKSHLDGLKKQYYDARHHCYAFIFKAEEGREETYRANDDGEPAHTAGDPILGQIRSQNLHDVLVVVIRYFGGTKLGVPGLIHAYKTATADALANNQIVKKLILKTFEVRFAYTATNEVMQLIDKFEAQIEAQDFAEDCYYMLAVPRSRWLDAKEEFSKAQDVIVMDNEG from the coding sequence TTGGCTGAGCAGGATATTTATTACTCATTAAAACAAGCTTCTGAAGGAAGCTATAAAGAGAAGGGCAGTAAGTTTCTGGCTTATGCTTATCCCGTAAGTACTGAGGCTGAAGTAAAAAGCCATTTGGATGGGCTTAAGAAGCAATATTACGATGCCCGACATCATTGCTATGCGTTTATCTTTAAAGCTGAAGAAGGGAGAGAAGAAACTTACCGGGCTAATGACGATGGAGAACCTGCACATACCGCAGGCGACCCAATATTAGGACAGATACGCTCACAAAACCTACACGATGTTTTGGTGGTAGTTATCCGTTATTTTGGAGGAACTAAGTTAGGAGTTCCTGGCCTTATTCACGCTTATAAAACTGCTACCGCAGATGCTCTAGCCAATAACCAGATTGTAAAAAAACTAATTCTAAAGACTTTTGAAGTTCGTTTTGCTTATACAGCCACTAATGAGGTAATGCAGCTTATTGATAAGTTTGAAGCACAGATAGAGGCACAGGATTTTGCTGAAGACTGTTACTATATGCTAGCCGTTCCTCGTAGTCGCTGGTTAGATGCTAAAGAGGAGTTCAGTAAAGCGCAGGATGTGATAGTCATGGATAATGAGGGTTAG
- a CDS encoding methylglyoxal synthase: MKEKQAVALVAHDNKKPELLQWVRDHIELLAGYDLYATGTTGKMLEDGLKDIKSISIYKLLSGPLGGDQQIGAKIAEGVIDFLIFFWDPLEPQPHDPDVKALLRIAVTWDIPFACNRASANFLFASAKIISEYSREAPNFDAYLNRNLKK, encoded by the coding sequence ATGAAAGAAAAACAGGCAGTGGCTCTTGTAGCCCATGATAACAAAAAACCAGAGCTTCTTCAGTGGGTAAGAGATCACATAGAGTTACTAGCAGGTTATGATTTATATGCTACAGGAACTACGGGCAAAATGCTGGAAGATGGTCTGAAAGATATTAAATCTATCAGCATTTATAAGCTACTGAGTGGTCCGCTAGGAGGCGACCAGCAGATTGGTGCTAAAATAGCGGAAGGGGTAATTGATTTTCTTATCTTTTTCTGGGACCCTCTTGAGCCTCAGCCTCATGACCCGGATGTTAAAGCACTTCTCCGTATTGCTGTAACCTGGGATATTCCTTTTGCCTGCAACCGTGCTTCGGCTAACTTTCTGTTTGCCTCCGCCAAAATTATTTCAGAATATAGTCGGGAGGCCCCTAACTTTGATGCCTACCTCAACCGTAATCTTAAGAAGTAA
- a CDS encoding helix-turn-helix domain-containing protein — MEDYNKIIESLSVRFIKAKNIRILQPVRIQNYYDVENTILILNRGKIRYGNDDTEVSGGSVVFIPGGKQVSVTYGTGDPVSLSNDDFINNKELYFQSLETTDVKTLEAENFSFINFEAKVFDSVNFFASLDIPPFVLESNSKIQEIIQEILSENNSETPGKDRIIKLSTERMVIEIIRYILDNRMFVEQLATNSTYFKDPRLIDIFAYIKDNIGGDLSNKVLANVANVSEDYVGQYFKMLTGINPQDYIEYQRMEKAVNLLRTTKKSIREIGKDVGYKDTAYFCRRFKMMFGIPAGKMRRRESLMNV, encoded by the coding sequence ATGGAAGACTACAACAAAATTATTGAATCGCTCAGTGTAAGATTCATCAAAGCGAAAAACATTAGAATCTTACAGCCTGTAAGAATACAAAATTATTACGATGTTGAGAACACAATTCTGATTCTTAATCGTGGTAAGATCAGATATGGCAACGATGATACTGAGGTGAGTGGCGGTAGTGTAGTGTTCATCCCGGGTGGCAAGCAAGTATCAGTTACCTATGGCACCGGTGATCCGGTAAGCTTATCTAATGATGATTTTATCAACAACAAAGAGTTGTATTTTCAGTCGTTAGAAACCACAGACGTAAAAACATTAGAAGCAGAAAATTTCAGCTTTATTAATTTCGAAGCTAAAGTATTTGACTCGGTAAACTTTTTTGCTTCACTAGATATTCCTCCATTTGTTTTAGAGAGTAATAGTAAGATACAGGAGATTATTCAGGAGATATTAAGTGAGAACAACTCTGAAACTCCAGGCAAAGACAGAATTATTAAGTTAAGCACTGAGCGTATGGTAATTGAAATCATTCGCTATATTCTGGATAACAGAATGTTTGTAGAGCAGCTGGCTACCAACAGTACTTACTTTAAAGATCCTCGTCTGATAGATATTTTTGCATATATTAAAGACAATATCGGAGGTGACCTATCTAATAAGGTGCTTGCCAATGTAGCAAATGTGTCTGAAGATTATGTAGGTCAATACTTTAAAATGTTGACAGGTATTAACCCTCAGGATTATATTGAGTATCAGCGTATGGAGAAAGCTGTAAACTTACTGAGAACTACCAAAAAGAGTATTCGCGAAATTGGTAAAGATGTAGGTTACAAAGATACGGCTTACTTCTGCCGACGTTTTAAGATGATGTTTGGTATACCTGCTGGTAAAATGCGTCGTCGTGAGTCGTTGATGAATGTGTAA